A region from the Clostridium beijerinckii genome encodes:
- the fabF gene encoding beta-ketoacyl-[acyl-carrier-protein] synthase II yields the protein MERRVVITGMGALTPIGNDVDTFWNNAKSGKLGIDFITLIDHDLIEVKIAAEVKDFDADTLIGKKESKRLDRFAQFGLVASDEAIKNSGIDLEKEDLDRFGVMLGSGIGGFETIETECTKIATGKSKRVSPFFVPMTIINLGAGNVAIKFGLRGPCTSAVTACATGTNNIGDAFRTIKHGYADVMLAGGAEAPITRLGVLGFGSMKALNSDNNPTKASIPFDKDRSGFVMGEGAGLVVLESLEHAQARGANIIAEIVGYGSTCDAYHITSPAPDGSGAAKAMTDAIAEAGIKPEDVSYINAHGTSTPLNDEFETAAIKKAFGEAAYKVPISSTKSMTGHLLGAAGAIETIICAKALQEGFIPPTIGYTTPDEGLDLDYVPNVGRKKELEYALTNSLGFGGHNATLLLKKWK from the coding sequence ATGGAAAGAAGAGTTGTTATTACAGGAATGGGAGCTTTAACACCCATAGGAAATGATGTTGATACATTTTGGAATAATGCAAAGAGCGGAAAACTAGGAATAGATTTTATTACTTTAATAGATCATGATTTAATAGAAGTAAAAATTGCAGCAGAAGTTAAGGACTTTGATGCAGATACTTTAATAGGTAAAAAAGAGTCTAAAAGACTAGATAGATTTGCTCAATTTGGTTTAGTTGCATCAGATGAAGCAATAAAAAATTCGGGAATAGATTTAGAAAAAGAGGATTTAGATAGATTTGGAGTAATGCTAGGATCAGGAATAGGTGGATTTGAAACTATTGAAACTGAATGTACTAAAATTGCTACTGGAAAATCAAAGAGAGTATCTCCATTTTTTGTTCCTATGACAATCATAAACTTAGGTGCAGGAAATGTAGCTATTAAATTTGGATTAAGAGGACCTTGTACATCAGCAGTAACTGCTTGTGCTACAGGAACTAACAATATTGGAGATGCATTTAGAACAATAAAGCATGGCTATGCAGATGTGATGCTTGCAGGAGGTGCAGAAGCGCCTATAACTAGACTTGGAGTTTTAGGATTTGGTAGCATGAAAGCATTAAATTCAGACAATAATCCAACTAAAGCATCTATTCCTTTTGATAAGGATAGAAGCGGATTTGTAATGGGAGAAGGTGCAGGACTTGTAGTTCTTGAATCTTTAGAACATGCACAAGCTAGAGGTGCAAATATTATAGCTGAAATCGTGGGTTATGGTTCAACTTGTGATGCATATCATATTACATCACCAGCTCCAGACGGTAGTGGTGCTGCAAAGGCAATGACAGATGCCATAGCTGAAGCTGGAATTAAGCCAGAGGATGTTTCTTATATTAATGCTCATGGAACTTCAACACCATTGAATGATGAATTTGAAACAGCAGCTATTAAAAAAGCATTTGGAGAAGCTGCATATAAGGTTCCAATATCTTCAACAAAATCTATGACAGGTCATCTACTTGGAGCAGCAGGAGCAATTGAAACAATAATATGTGCAAAAGCTCTTCAAGAAGGATTTATTCCACCAACAATTGGATATACTACTCCGGATGAAGGCTTAGATCTAGATTATGTACCGAATGTTGGAAGAAAAAAAGAATTAGAATATGCACTTACAAATTCATTAGGATTTGGTGGGCATAATGCAACTTTACTTCTAAAGAAGTGGAAGTAG
- a CDS encoding acetyl-CoA carboxylase carboxyl transferase subunit beta, translating into MLKDLFTKRQYATVKPSVIRKSVEEAVEKPNIPSGMWTKCDKCNAMIYGEDLENVKYVCTTCGHHFRLDAKKRVKVFFDKDTFKELWAELKTTNPLNFEGYEEKLKSGKSKTDSTEAVVTGVGQLNGLDVACAIMDSFFMMGSMGTVVGEKITRLVEYATENRLPIVIFTASGGARMQEGIFSLMQMAKVSAALARHDEAGLLYISVLTDPTTGGVTASFAMEGDIILSEPNALVGFAGRRVIENTIKESLPDDFQKAEFLLKKGFVDSIVERKNMRACIYKILILHGVRNNG; encoded by the coding sequence ATGCTTAAGGATTTATTTACAAAAAGGCAATATGCGACTGTTAAGCCTTCAGTAATAAGAAAAAGTGTTGAAGAAGCTGTAGAAAAGCCTAATATTCCTTCAGGAATGTGGACTAAATGTGATAAGTGTAATGCAATGATTTATGGAGAAGACTTAGAGAATGTTAAGTATGTTTGTACAACTTGTGGTCATCATTTTAGATTAGATGCAAAAAAAAGAGTAAAAGTATTTTTTGATAAAGATACTTTTAAAGAACTTTGGGCAGAATTAAAAACTACAAACCCATTAAATTTTGAAGGTTATGAAGAAAAGCTAAAAAGTGGAAAATCCAAAACAGATAGTACAGAAGCAGTTGTTACAGGTGTTGGACAATTAAATGGATTAGATGTAGCCTGTGCAATTATGGATAGCTTTTTTATGATGGGAAGTATGGGAACCGTAGTTGGAGAGAAGATTACAAGGCTTGTAGAATATGCTACAGAAAATAGATTACCAATTGTAATCTTTACAGCATCAGGCGGTGCTAGAATGCAAGAAGGAATTTTTTCACTTATGCAAATGGCAAAAGTAAGTGCAGCACTTGCAAGACATGATGAAGCCGGTCTATTATATATTTCAGTACTTACAGACCCAACAACTGGAGGGGTAACAGCCAGCTTTGCAATGGAAGGTGATATTATTCTAAGTGAACCCAATGCATTAGTTGGATTTGCAGGAAGAAGAGTAATTGAAAATACAATCAAAGAAAGTCTTCCAGATGATTTTCAAAAGGCAGAATTTTTATTAAAAAAGGGTTTTGTTGACAGTATTGTTGAAAGAAAGAACATGAGAGCATGCATATATAAAATTCTTATTTTACATGGGGTGAGAAATAATGGATAA
- a CDS encoding acyl carrier protein: protein MLFEEIREVICEQLGVENEEVKLETTFEELGADSLDLFQIVIELEEKYDIQIEDVEELKTIKDSVDYVEKINKQ, encoded by the coding sequence ATGTTGTTTGAAGAAATTAGAGAAGTTATATGCGAACAATTAGGAGTTGAAAATGAAGAAGTAAAGCTAGAAACAACGTTTGAAGAGTTAGGTGCTGATTCTTTGGATTTATTTCAAATAGTAATTGAACTTGAAGAGAAATATGATATACAAATAGAAGATGTTGAAGAATTAAAAACTATAAAAGACTCAGTAGATTATGTAGAAAAAATAAATAAACAATGA
- the accB gene encoding acetyl-CoA carboxylase biotin carboxyl carrier protein gives MEFENIKELINLVDSSSLAFFELESGNDHIKMDKSLSRGLSDNNSSSLSNANGGNNVDNINTSLKSVEKSEIHVEKNEDLKGTEKEIVIEDKNTEVITSPMVGTFYSSASPESPAFAEVGNTVSKGNVICIIEAMKLMNEIESDFNGIIVERLVNDGDMVEYGQPLFKIKGE, from the coding sequence ATGGAATTTGAGAATATTAAGGAATTAATTAATTTAGTTGATTCTTCAAGTTTAGCTTTTTTTGAGCTTGAAAGTGGCAATGACCATATAAAAATGGATAAATCATTGAGCAGAGGATTATCAGATAATAATTCGAGTAGTTTAAGTAATGCTAATGGGGGAAATAATGTAGATAATATTAATACTTCATTAAAATCAGTAGAAAAATCAGAAATTCATGTAGAAAAAAATGAAGATTTAAAAGGCACTGAAAAAGAGATAGTTATAGAAGACAAGAATACAGAAGTTATAACATCTCCAATGGTAGGAACATTTTATTCTTCAGCATCACCAGAGAGTCCAGCTTTTGCAGAAGTTGGGAATACAGTTTCTAAAGGGAATGTTATTTGTATAATAGAAGCTATGAAACTTATGAATGAAATAGAAAGCGATTTTAATGGAATAATTGTTGAACGTTTAGTTAATGATGGAGATATGGTTGAATATGGTCAACCATTATTTAAAATTAAGGGGGAATAG
- the fabD gene encoding [acyl-carrier-protein] S-malonyltransferase, producing MNSNKTAFLFPGQGVQTIGMAKELCENIPECKEILDRSEEILNMPIKKMMFEGPEELITSTENAQPLIVVASLIALKALEINGIEADYAAGLSLGEYPALIYAGALSLEEGLLLIKERGRIMGSALPKGLGKMAAVLKLNDEKLKELLTRAGEFGIIEGANFNCPGQVVVSGENQAIDEAVKIAKELGGLGIPLKVSGPFHSSLLEPASEEFFNTIKTVNIKEINKTVYSNVKGLPYEPEDDIRELLKKHIRTSVLFEKTINHMIDSGVDTFIEVGPGKALRGFVKKINKSANLLNVEDMESLQLTINS from the coding sequence ATGAATAGTAATAAAACTGCATTTCTTTTTCCAGGCCAAGGAGTTCAAACTATTGGAATGGCAAAGGAACTTTGTGAAAATATACCAGAATGTAAAGAAATTTTAGATCGTAGTGAAGAAATTTTAAATATGCCTATAAAAAAAATGATGTTTGAAGGACCAGAAGAACTTATTACTTCAACAGAAAATGCACAACCATTAATTGTTGTTGCTTCTCTTATTGCATTAAAAGCATTAGAGATAAATGGCATTGAAGCAGATTATGCAGCAGGACTTAGCTTAGGTGAATATCCAGCGCTTATATATGCAGGAGCACTTTCTTTAGAAGAGGGATTACTACTTATAAAAGAAAGAGGAAGAATTATGGGAAGCGCCCTTCCAAAGGGTTTAGGCAAAATGGCTGCTGTCTTAAAGTTAAATGATGAAAAGCTAAAGGAATTATTAACTAGAGCAGGAGAATTTGGAATAATAGAAGGGGCTAACTTTAATTGCCCAGGTCAAGTAGTAGTTTCAGGTGAAAATCAAGCAATAGACGAAGCTGTAAAGATTGCAAAGGAACTTGGAGGTCTTGGAATTCCTCTAAAGGTTAGTGGACCATTCCATAGTTCACTACTTGAACCTGCAAGTGAAGAATTCTTTAATACTATAAAAACTGTAAATATTAAAGAAATTAATAAAACAGTATATTCAAATGTTAAGGGGCTTCCTTATGAGCCAGAAGATGATATTAGAGAGCTATTAAAGAAACATATAAGAACTTCTGTGCTTTTTGAGAAAACAATAAATCATATGATAGATAGTGGTGTAGATACATTTATTGAAGTTGGGCCGGGAAAAGCACTTAGGGGATTTGTTAAAAAGATCAATAAAAGTGCAAATCTTTTAAATGTAGAAGACATGGAATCATTACAATTAACAATTAACAGTTAA
- a CDS encoding beta-ketoacyl-ACP reductase: MLKGKCAIITGASRGLGKAIALKLASLGVNIVLNYRSSEKEAIDVENEIKEMGVEVLSVKADISKLQEVENLVAVAKERFGNIDIMVNNAGITKDTLILRMKEEDFDSVIDVNLKGVFNCLKSITPIMVKQKHGKIISISSVVGISGNAGQVNYAASKAGIIGMTKSLAKEVGSRGITVNAVAPGFIETDMTDALSDKVKEEAKKNIPLKRLGSAEDVANVVAFLASESSDYVTGQVIQVDGGMLM; encoded by the coding sequence ATGTTAAAAGGAAAGTGTGCTATAATTACAGGAGCATCAAGAGGACTAGGAAAAGCAATTGCTTTAAAACTTGCATCTCTTGGAGTAAATATAGTTTTAAACTATAGAAGTAGCGAAAAAGAAGCAATAGATGTTGAAAATGAAATAAAAGAAATGGGTGTTGAAGTTCTAAGTGTAAAAGCAGATATTTCTAAGTTACAAGAAGTTGAAAATCTTGTAGCAGTGGCTAAAGAGAGATTTGGAAATATTGATATTATGGTAAATAATGCAGGAATCACTAAAGACACATTAATACTTAGAATGAAAGAAGAGGACTTTGATAGTGTTATTGATGTAAACTTAAAAGGAGTATTTAATTGTTTAAAATCTATTACTCCAATCATGGTTAAGCAAAAACACGGAAAGATAATAAGCATTTCATCAGTAGTTGGAATTTCAGGAAATGCAGGTCAAGTTAATTATGCTGCATCAAAAGCAGGTATAATTGGAATGACAAAGTCACTTGCTAAAGAAGTTGGTTCAAGAGGAATCACTGTAAATGCAGTAGCACCAGGATTTATTGAAACTGATATGACAGATGCTTTAAGCGATAAAGTTAAAGAAGAAGCAAAGAAAAACATACCACTTAAAAGACTTGGAAGTGCAGAGGATGTAGCAAATGTTGTAGCTTTCCTTGCAAGTGAAAGTTCAGACTATGTTACTGGGCAAGTTATTCAAGTTGATGGTGGAATGTTAATGTAA
- a CDS encoding MarR family transcriptional regulator, whose amino-acid sequence MNKSTMMINELLVQLFNEVLQIEEQSLKNGILSDLSVTEIHTIEAIGMYSERTMSEAAQKLKITVSTLTTAINKLIKKGYVERKRIEEDRRVVLVKLTKRGKLALRLHQKFHGEMINNAIEGLSMEEETILISSLNKLNDFFKEKYELD is encoded by the coding sequence ATGAATAAATCAACAATGATGATTAATGAACTTTTGGTGCAGTTATTTAATGAAGTTTTACAAATTGAAGAACAGAGTTTAAAAAATGGTATACTTTCAGATCTTTCAGTAACAGAAATACATACAATAGAGGCTATTGGAATGTATAGCGAAAGAACAATGTCAGAAGCAGCTCAGAAATTAAAAATTACTGTAAGTACTTTAACAACTGCTATAAACAAATTAATAAAAAAAGGATATGTAGAAAGAAAAAGAATAGAGGAAGATAGAAGAGTTGTGTTAGTCAAATTAACTAAAAGAGGTAAATTAGCTCTTAGACTTCATCAAAAATTTCATGGAGAAATGATAAATAACGCAATAGAAGGATTAAGTATGGAAGAGGAAACAATTTTAATTTCCTCTTTAAATAAATTAAATGACTTTTTTAAAGAAAAATACGAACTGGATTAA
- a CDS encoding 3-oxoacyl-ACP synthase, translating into MINVKISGIGAYLPPLVVTNHKISEFVETNDEWIVQRTGVSERRISEGEDTSDIATKAAKIALERAGVDAKDLDLIIVATISPDMFIPSVACLVQSNLDADNAACFDINVACSGFVYALEIANSMMQSMNYKNALVIGAEVLSKVTDWTDRGTCILFGDGAGAAVLKQDEKKGIIKSYLRSDGKKGNALTIGAADFDTPFSKEKVLKDRLIRMNGREVFKFAVGAIEDAINEVIKDTNVSLEEVKYIIPHQANSRIIELAARKLNLNIDKFYMNLDKVANTSSATVPIALNEMYEKGLLNKGDKLILVAFGGGLTYASTLIEW; encoded by the coding sequence ATGATTAATGTTAAAATTTCTGGAATTGGTGCATATTTACCACCATTAGTAGTTACAAACCACAAAATCAGTGAATTTGTTGAAACTAATGATGAATGGATAGTTCAAAGAACAGGAGTTAGTGAAAGAAGAATTTCAGAAGGCGAAGATACATCTGATATAGCAACAAAAGCAGCTAAAATTGCTCTTGAAAGAGCTGGAGTTGATGCAAAAGATTTGGATTTAATAATAGTTGCAACTATTAGTCCAGATATGTTTATACCATCAGTTGCGTGTTTAGTACAAAGCAACTTAGATGCAGATAATGCTGCGTGCTTTGATATAAATGTTGCATGTTCAGGATTTGTATATGCATTAGAAATAGCAAATAGTATGATGCAGTCTATGAACTATAAAAATGCATTAGTAATTGGAGCAGAAGTTCTTTCAAAGGTAACTGATTGGACAGATAGAGGAACTTGCATTCTGTTTGGTGATGGTGCTGGAGCAGCTGTGCTTAAGCAAGATGAAAAAAAGGGAATTATTAAATCATATTTAAGATCAGATGGAAAAAAAGGAAATGCTTTAACTATAGGAGCAGCTGATTTTGATACTCCTTTTTCTAAAGAAAAGGTATTAAAAGATAGATTAATAAGAATGAATGGTAGGGAAGTATTTAAATTTGCAGTAGGTGCAATAGAAGACGCTATAAATGAAGTTATTAAAGATACTAATGTTTCATTAGAGGAAGTTAAATATATAATTCCTCATCAAGCAAATTCTAGAATTATAGAATTAGCAGCTAGAAAATTAAATTTAAATATAGATAAGTTTTATATGAATTTAGATAAAGTTGCAAATACATCATCAGCAACAGTTCCAATAGCTTTAAATGAAATGTATGAAAAAGGTTTATTAAATAAAGGTGATAAACTTATATTAGTAGCATTTGGTGGTGGATTAACTTATGCCTCTACTTTAATTGAATGGTAA
- a CDS encoding acetyl-CoA carboxylase biotin carboxylase subunit, translated as MFKKVLIANRGEIAVRIIRACREMGISTVAVYSEIDKEALHTQLADEAVCIGPAMPKDSYLNITNILSACVLTGADAIHPGFGFLSENPKFAKMCRQCNIKFIGPDYETIEWIGNKAKAREIMKSCGVPVVPGYEGQIRDEAHALELGKNIGYPVMIKAAAGGGGKGIRIANNDEEFLMGFKTAKAEAKACFGDDTLYLEKFVQKPKHIEFQILADEYGHVIHLGERECSMQRKNQKVLEEAPSNVLNEELRAKMGEAAKMAALAVDYKNAGTIEFLFDKDNNYYFMEMNTRIQVEHPITEMITGIDLVKEQLKIASGEKLEYTQEDIKLKGHAIECRINAEDPEHDFRPCPGTIEELCVPGGLGVRIDSAIFCGYKIPHCYDSMIAKVITFGNNRNEAIVKMHRALSEFAVGGVKTNINFELSILESKEFLEGDYDTSFLSEKMVKKDA; from the coding sequence ATGTTCAAAAAAGTGCTAATTGCCAATAGAGGAGAAATTGCAGTAAGAATAATTAGAGCGTGTAGGGAAATGGGAATAAGTACAGTTGCTGTTTATTCAGAAATAGATAAAGAAGCGCTTCATACGCAGTTAGCAGATGAAGCTGTATGTATTGGACCTGCAATGCCTAAAGACAGTTATTTAAATATAACTAATATTTTAAGTGCATGTGTTTTAACTGGCGCCGATGCTATACATCCAGGATTTGGTTTTCTATCTGAAAATCCAAAGTTTGCAAAAATGTGTAGACAATGCAATATAAAATTTATAGGTCCTGATTATGAAACAATTGAATGGATAGGAAATAAAGCTAAGGCTAGAGAAATCATGAAATCTTGTGGAGTTCCGGTAGTACCAGGGTATGAAGGACAAATAAGAGATGAAGCACATGCTTTAGAACTAGGAAAAAACATCGGATATCCTGTAATGATAAAAGCAGCAGCAGGTGGCGGTGGAAAAGGAATAAGAATTGCTAATAATGATGAAGAATTCTTAATGGGATTTAAAACAGCTAAAGCAGAAGCAAAAGCTTGCTTTGGAGATGATACATTATATTTAGAAAAATTTGTTCAAAAACCAAAACATATTGAATTTCAAATATTAGCTGATGAGTATGGTCATGTAATACATTTAGGTGAAAGAGAATGTTCAATGCAAAGAAAAAACCAAAAGGTTTTAGAAGAAGCTCCATCTAATGTATTAAATGAAGAATTACGTGCTAAAATGGGTGAAGCTGCAAAGATGGCAGCTCTTGCTGTAGATTATAAAAATGCAGGAACTATAGAATTTTTATTTGATAAAGACAATAATTACTATTTCATGGAAATGAATACAAGAATACAAGTAGAACATCCAATCACTGAGATGATTACTGGCATAGATCTAGTAAAAGAACAACTAAAGATAGCGTCAGGAGAAAAGCTGGAGTATACACAAGAAGACATAAAATTAAAAGGGCATGCTATAGAATGTAGAATTAATGCAGAAGATCCAGAACATGATTTTAGACCATGTCCAGGAACTATAGAAGAGCTTTGTGTTCCAGGTGGCTTAGGCGTAAGAATAGATTCTGCAATATTTTGTGGCTATAAAATACCACATTGCTATGATTCTATGATAGCTAAGGTAATTACTTTTGGAAATAATAGAAATGAAGCTATTGTAAAAATGCACAGAGCATTATCAGAATTTGCAGTAGGTGGAGTAAAAACTAATATTAATTTTGAATTATCCATACTTGAAAGCAAGGAATTCTTAGAAGGGGATTATGATACTTCATTTTTATCAGAAAAGATGGTGAAGAAGGATGCTTAA
- a CDS encoding phosphoribosylamine--glycine ligase — MKLLLIGAGGREHALAWKLAKSEKVEKIFVAPGNGGTAIENKCENINITDIDELVKFAQKEIIDITIVGPEDPLTKGIVNEFKKEGLKIFGPAENGARLEGSKSFSKEFMKKYGVKTAEYEKFTNVDEALKYLEICPYPTVVKADGLAAGKGVAICVNKEEAINAVKSYMIEDIFNGAGQTIIIEEFLEGVEASILSITDGKAIIPFISGKDHKQIFDGGTGPNTGGMGVLAPNPYVTEDVMKDFEDNIMAKTLTGIREEGFDYKGIIFFGIMITEKGTYLLEYNVRMGDPETQSVLYLMESDLVEVIEAALREELDKTIIKWNDGVCINVVLASGGYPGEFVKGYEIKIDEKVRDKVFLAGAKAEDGILKTNGGRVLSVVGLGKTVEEARIDAYENIKYVTFKDAYCRTDIGIHR; from the coding sequence ATGAAACTTCTTTTAATAGGTGCAGGTGGTAGAGAACATGCTTTAGCTTGGAAACTTGCAAAGAGTGAAAAGGTAGAGAAAATATTTGTTGCACCAGGTAATGGTGGAACTGCAATTGAAAATAAATGTGAAAATATAAACATAACTGATATTGATGAGTTAGTTAAATTTGCACAAAAGGAAATTATTGATATTACAATAGTTGGGCCAGAAGATCCTTTAACAAAAGGGATTGTTAATGAATTTAAAAAAGAAGGATTAAAGATATTTGGACCAGCTGAAAATGGTGCGAGACTTGAAGGTAGTAAAAGCTTTTCTAAGGAATTTATGAAAAAGTATGGAGTTAAAACTGCAGAGTATGAAAAATTTACAAATGTAGATGAGGCATTAAAATACCTAGAAATTTGCCCATATCCAACAGTTGTAAAAGCTGATGGACTAGCTGCTGGGAAAGGCGTTGCTATATGTGTAAATAAAGAAGAAGCAATAAATGCAGTAAAATCTTATATGATAGAGGATATTTTTAATGGAGCAGGTCAAACAATAATAATCGAAGAATTCCTTGAAGGGGTTGAAGCTTCAATTCTTTCTATAACAGATGGAAAGGCAATAATTCCATTTATATCAGGAAAAGACCATAAACAAATATTTGATGGTGGCACTGGACCTAATACAGGTGGAATGGGAGTTTTAGCTCCAAATCCTTATGTTACAGAAGATGTGATGAAAGATTTTGAAGATAATATAATGGCTAAAACTTTAACAGGTATTCGTGAAGAAGGATTTGATTATAAAGGAATAATCTTCTTTGGTATTATGATAACTGAAAAGGGAACTTATCTGTTAGAGTATAATGTTAGAATGGGAGACCCTGAAACACAATCAGTTCTTTATTTAATGGAAAGTGATTTAGTAGAAGTTATTGAAGCTGCACTTAGAGAAGAATTAGATAAAACTATTATTAAGTGGAATGATGGAGTTTGCATAAATGTAGTTTTAGCATCAGGAGGATATCCAGGAGAATTCGTTAAGGGATATGAAATAAAAATAGATGAAAAAGTAAGAGATAAGGTATTTTTAGCTGGAGCTAAAGCAGAAGATGGAATTTTAAAGACAAATGGTGGTAGAGTATTATCAGTTGTTGGTCTTGGAAAAACTGTAGAGGAAGCCAGAATTGACGCATATGAGAATATTAAATATGTAACTTTCAAAGATGCATATTGCAGAACCGATATAGGAATTCATAGATAG
- the fabK gene encoding enoyl-[acyl-carrier-protein] reductase FabK has product MEKNRVCELLEIKYPIFQGAMARIADASLASAVSEAGGLGIITGAAPTEWVREQIQKTKKMTNKPFGVNIMLMAENASEIADLVCEEGVSVVTTGAGSPGKYMEKWKSHGIKVIPVVASVALAKRMEKSGADAIIAEGTESGGHVGQLTTMTLVPQVVDAVSIPVIAAGGIGDGRGVAASFMLGAEGIQVGTRFLVAKECTIHQNYKDKILKANDIDTEVTGRPTGHPVRVLRNKLARTYLRLEKEGASIEELEKLGAGGLRKAVEDGDVENGSLMSGQIAGLVNKEQTCKEMIEELFEEANEIFKRFGGKHE; this is encoded by the coding sequence GTGGAAAAAAATAGAGTATGTGAACTATTAGAAATAAAATATCCCATATTTCAAGGGGCTATGGCAAGAATTGCAGATGCTTCATTAGCTTCAGCAGTAAGTGAAGCTGGAGGACTTGGAATAATAACAGGTGCAGCACCAACAGAATGGGTAAGAGAACAAATACAAAAAACTAAGAAAATGACTAATAAACCATTCGGTGTGAATATAATGTTGATGGCCGAAAATGCTAGTGAAATAGCAGACTTAGTATGTGAAGAGGGAGTATCTGTTGTTACAACTGGTGCAGGAAGTCCAGGGAAATATATGGAGAAGTGGAAGTCTCATGGGATAAAAGTTATTCCAGTAGTAGCTTCAGTTGCTCTAGCTAAAAGAATGGAGAAATCAGGTGCTGATGCAATTATTGCAGAAGGAACTGAATCAGGTGGTCATGTAGGTCAATTAACTACAATGACATTAGTACCACAAGTAGTGGATGCAGTAAGTATTCCAGTTATAGCAGCTGGTGGTATTGGAGATGGTAGAGGTGTAGCTGCATCATTTATGTTAGGAGCTGAAGGAATTCAAGTTGGAACAAGATTCTTAGTAGCTAAGGAATGTACAATACATCAAAATTACAAAGATAAAATATTAAAAGCTAATGATATAGATACAGAGGTAACAGGAAGACCAACAGGTCATCCTGTTAGAGTTCTTAGAAACAAACTTGCAAGAACTTACCTGAGGTTAGAAAAAGAAGGGGCGTCTATCGAAGAATTAGAAAAACTTGGTGCCGGTGGTTTAAGGAAAGCTGTTGAAGATGGTGATGTAGAAAATGGTTCCCTTATGTCAGGTCAAATAGCAGGACTTGTTAATAAAGAACAAACATGTAAAGAAATGATTGAAGAATTATTTGAAGAAGCAAATGAAATATTTAAGCGTTTTGGAGGAAAACATGAATAG
- the fabZ gene encoding 3-hydroxyacyl-[acyl-carrier-protein] dehydratase FabZ translates to MLNIKEIKEILPHRYPFLLVDRVIEMELGEKKFVRAYKNVSANEEFFNGHFPEEPIMPGVLQIEALAQAGAVALLSMDEFKGKIPLFAGTNKVRFRNKVVPGDKLELYCEIIKIKGPVGIGKGIATVDGKTVCEAEILFAIG, encoded by the coding sequence TTGCTTAACATAAAAGAAATAAAAGAAATTTTACCACATAGATACCCATTTTTATTAGTTGATAGAGTTATTGAAATGGAACTAGGAGAAAAAAAGTTTGTAAGAGCATATAAAAATGTTTCTGCAAATGAAGAATTTTTTAATGGACATTTTCCAGAAGAGCCAATTATGCCTGGAGTATTGCAAATAGAAGCATTAGCTCAAGCAGGAGCAGTTGCTCTACTATCAATGGATGAATTTAAAGGGAAAATACCATTATTTGCGGGTACAAATAAAGTTAGATTTAGAAATAAAGTTGTTCCTGGAGATAAATTAGAATTATATTGTGAAATTATAAAAATAAAAGGACCTGTGGGTATTGGAAAAGGAATAGCTACAGTTGATGGAAAGACAGTTTGTGAAGCCGAAATACTTTTTGCTATAGGGTAG